The following coding sequences are from one Methanococcoides orientis window:
- a CDS encoding DUF2341 domain-containing protein: protein MKRNIILVLLISITLLTGMMGTGLALSNAGGGEWNFSEEMTIKENSGKDLTNYQIQVLLDPSNFDFSKANPDGSDIRFFINDRQLYHWIEEWDAGSESAIVWIKVPSIPANGMTDVTMHYGNPAATGISNGASTFDFFDDFVESRLGIANWRSHTNAGGDIEIGNGILRLVNPVKHPTDFAKITSKDAFGINSMFVVKRMKVTTGSEPIGPLLEQGLLDPQDESENRIILRTELANESKVSWTLTSDDDKFKSRDLTNLGIAEGTWYTSGIAWYQDGDFKNVSWFKNGVRDTRMDYSYYIENEDETIIDHIPDTELKLYLYSTTASTINNMGYMAVDYAIVRKYTPQEPTVFLPGEVIAQEPEPLPESDVQVPQPILKDINMPASEAGKQAIFIFEPYSDDRSISVINDLKDSGINTVFLRTDINNIWSSERFIKSAHENAITVHAMILDEKKDFVDGSGESSIEAVEAVLDYNTKSLAGFDGIYISLKTCDPAELEQVCQENEQLLEAIHERTAGNVLLVAGIPASYDRSAIENITPNVDLFVLMAHDMDELELTAEEIEDSVASKMGEIRGAEEYALITVVVSEGSDDAEVNELLNSLYAYYSDDPAFLGVSLLMHEDLQEVIEASAPAEDKGTPGFEAIFAIIGLLSIAYRLRKQ from the coding sequence ATGAAAAGAAATATAATCTTAGTTCTGCTCATTTCCATAACTCTTTTGACCGGAATGATGGGTACAGGTCTTGCTCTTTCCAATGCGGGAGGGGGAGAATGGAATTTCTCAGAAGAAATGACGATAAAAGAGAACTCTGGCAAGGATCTAACCAATTACCAGATACAGGTTCTGCTGGATCCTTCAAATTTCGATTTCTCAAAAGCAAACCCGGATGGGTCAGATATCAGATTTTTCATAAATGACAGGCAATTGTATCATTGGATCGAAGAGTGGGATGCTGGATCAGAGAGTGCTATAGTATGGATCAAGGTTCCTTCAATTCCCGCTAATGGAATGACAGATGTGACAATGCATTATGGAAATCCGGCTGCAACTGGTATTAGCAATGGTGCTTCCACGTTCGATTTCTTTGATGATTTTGTCGAATCGCGCCTAGGCATTGCGAACTGGAGATCACATACAAATGCCGGAGGAGATATTGAAATTGGCAATGGGATCCTCAGATTGGTAAACCCAGTAAAACACCCCACGGATTTTGCAAAAATAACTTCCAAGGATGCATTTGGGATAAACTCAATGTTCGTTGTCAAGAGAATGAAGGTTACTACAGGATCCGAACCAATAGGTCCGTTGCTGGAGCAGGGACTTCTTGATCCGCAAGACGAAAGCGAAAATAGGATAATCCTTCGTACGGAACTCGCCAATGAGAGTAAGGTTTCATGGACTCTTACCAGTGATGACGATAAGTTCAAGTCAAGAGACCTGACAAACCTTGGTATTGCGGAGGGGACATGGTATACATCAGGTATTGCATGGTATCAGGACGGTGATTTCAAAAACGTTTCATGGTTCAAGAACGGAGTAAGAGATACAAGGATGGATTATTCCTATTACATTGAAAATGAAGATGAAACTATAATTGACCACATTCCGGATACTGAATTGAAATTATACCTGTATTCAACTACAGCCAGCACCATAAATAATATGGGCTATATGGCTGTGGATTATGCAATTGTACGTAAATATACGCCACAGGAGCCAACCGTTTTCCTGCCCGGAGAGGTCATTGCGCAAGAGCCTGAGCCCTTGCCGGAAAGTGATGTACAGGTCCCTCAGCCCATTTTAAAAGATATTAATATGCCTGCCTCTGAAGCTGGAAAACAAGCAATATTTATCTTTGAGCCTTATTCTGACGACAGATCGATTTCTGTTATAAACGATCTGAAGGACAGTGGCATAAACACAGTTTTCCTGAGAACGGACATCAACAATATCTGGAGCTCTGAGAGATTCATAAAATCGGCTCATGAAAATGCCATCACTGTCCATGCAATGATCCTTGATGAAAAGAAGGACTTCGTGGATGGAAGTGGCGAAAGTTCAATTGAGGCGGTCGAGGCAGTCCTTGATTACAACACGAAATCACTTGCAGGATTTGATGGCATATACATAAGCCTGAAAACCTGCGATCCTGCTGAACTGGAACAGGTGTGTCAGGAAAATGAACAGCTTCTGGAAGCCATCCATGAAAGAACAGCTGGAAATGTATTATTAGTTGCAGGAATTCCGGCATCTTATGACAGATCAGCTATAGAGAACATTACGCCAAATGTTGATCTCTTTGTTCTAATGGCCCATGACATGGATGAGCTCGAGCTAACAGCTGAAGAAATAGAGGACTCTGTTGCTTCAAAAATGGGAGAGATCCGAGGAGCTGAAGAATATGCCCTGATCACAGTTGTCGTAAGCGAAGGATCCGATGATGCAGAAGTCAATGAACTGTTGAACAGTCTATACGCCTACTACTCTGATGATCCCGCATTCCTGGGTGTTTCTCTTCTAATGCATGAAGACCTTCAAGAAGTCATAGAGGCTTCAGCCCCTGCCGAAGATAAGGGAACACCAGGATTTGAAGCTATATTTGCGATCATTGGTTTGCTATCGATCGCATATAGACTGAGAAAGCAATGA
- a CDS encoding NYN domain-containing protein, whose protein sequence is MEKNESQNKLAVLIDADNAQASIVKGLFDEIAKYGVANVKRLYGDWTGPQLVPWKETLHTYSIQPIQQFCYTAKKNATDSALIIDAMDLLYTKDIDGFCIVSSDSDYTKLCQRLRESGSFVYGFGEKKTPEAFRAACNKFIYIENLRKEDDEGGGEKVATTNSTSSKKWSKNKLKGNTKLVNLLRSAIEDSANEEGWADLGNVGQNAMKRESDFDSRNYGYKKLSDLITAIDLFEINKQDLHDSGNNIQIYVRDSRANKKK, encoded by the coding sequence ATGGAAAAGAATGAATCACAAAATAAACTCGCTGTGCTGATAGATGCAGATAATGCTCAGGCATCAATTGTAAAAGGGTTATTTGATGAAATTGCAAAGTATGGTGTTGCAAATGTCAAACGACTTTATGGAGATTGGACCGGTCCCCAGCTTGTTCCCTGGAAAGAAACACTTCATACATATTCAATACAACCAATACAGCAATTTTGCTATACAGCAAAAAAGAATGCAACCGACAGTGCATTGATCATCGATGCAATGGACCTGCTTTATACTAAAGACATAGATGGCTTTTGCATTGTATCGAGTGATAGTGACTACACTAAACTATGTCAACGGTTGCGCGAATCCGGTTCCTTTGTATATGGGTTTGGAGAAAAGAAAACCCCTGAAGCATTTAGAGCCGCCTGTAATAAGTTCATATATATTGAAAACCTTCGAAAGGAAGATGATGAGGGTGGAGGAGAGAAAGTAGCAACAACAAATTCAACTAGCAGTAAAAAGTGGAGTAAAAACAAACTAAAAGGCAATACAAAACTTGTGAATTTGTTGAGAAGTGCAATTGAAGACTCTGCCAATGAGGAAGGATGGGCTGATTTGGGTAATGTTGGCCAAAATGCAATGAAAAGAGAATCAGATTTTGATTCTAGAAACTATGGATATAAGAAACTAAGTGATCTTATCACAGCAATTGACCTATTCGAGATAAACAAGCAAGATCTACATGATTCTGGAAACAATATCCAAATTTATGTTAGAGACAGCAGAGCAAATAAAAAGAAGTAA